From the Magnetococcales bacterium genome, one window contains:
- a CDS encoding TerD family protein — protein PLTGSPPSHPTPPPVAPPAPSPTPPPAPPVNLSKVTLEKRGASVSLEKKSAGFGQIRINLNWSRAAPVSRGFFSRQAKGIDLDLGCFVELNDGLKTAIQALGNRFGSLTEPPFIQLSGDDRTGANEGGENMLIDGNKWSRIKKVLIYAFIYEGAPNWNATDGVVTVYIQNEPPLEVRLTHGRDHCAMCAIAVLENVQGAIKVTKLAEYFRGQSDMDQAYGWGFQWRAGNKD, from the coding sequence CTCCGTTGACTGGATCGCCGCCGTCGCACCCCACGCCCCCTCCTGTCGCTCCACCCGCTCCATCGCCCACGCCACCACCCGCACCCCCCGTCAATCTGAGCAAGGTGACCCTGGAGAAGAGGGGCGCCAGCGTCAGCCTGGAGAAAAAAAGTGCGGGCTTTGGCCAGATCCGCATCAACCTGAACTGGTCGAGAGCCGCCCCGGTGTCACGCGGTTTCTTCAGCCGCCAGGCCAAGGGGATCGACTTGGATTTAGGTTGTTTTGTCGAATTGAACGATGGCCTCAAAACGGCCATCCAGGCATTGGGCAATCGGTTCGGCTCCCTGACGGAACCCCCTTTCATCCAACTCTCCGGCGATGACCGCACGGGCGCAAACGAAGGGGGTGAAAATATGTTGATCGATGGGAATAAATGGAGTAGAATCAAAAAAGTCCTCATTTACGCCTTCATCTACGAAGGTGCCCCGAACTGGAATGCTACCGACGGCGTGGTGACGGTTTATATCCAGAATGAACCCCCGCTTGAGGTGCGCCTGACCCATGGCCGCGATCACTGTGCCATGTGCGCCATTGCCGTCCTGGAAAATGTCCAGGGGGCGATCAAGGTCACAAAACTCGCCGAATATTTCCGTGGGCAAAGCGATATGGACCAGGCCTACGGATGGGGCTTCCAGTGGCGTGCCGGAAACAAGGACTGA
- a CDS encoding c-type cytochrome yields the protein MGAKLVAKLVAKLAGVLFVTVGLFPLPTQAKTLYQCGNEQGGYELSSEPCKAAPAPSGVVKLPGSAQPQPRKAAPPGVFPQEESEPQTASEPEKKGSPTGKKGEAHAKKSDSAIQKAKELSSSATGLMAAGNNGGAIAALEEAWRLNPKNPIVLLNLGVAHNRNGNWTRARTYYQQAMEFEYRKKAREGVETKITNPHSLNYGKSLIDVVLDSWNRGQPREEVFELKGSPIKGKDLYDSFCANQCHQAHGWGTTQGELPQISGQHAPVLLRQWLDIVKKNRETPSMSRHAQVDAMGGEQAMADVTAYIARLPMTPFHGQGPGTELLMGKNLYHDHCARCHGQTGEGDGPNLVPRIQGQHHAYMARQYGMMRSGQHHALHPLKALQLHDLTDEHIRGILDYVSRFSVDTGLLAPK from the coding sequence ATGGGTGCAAAGCTGGTTGCAAAGCTGGTTGCAAAGCTGGCTGGTGTCCTGTTCGTTACGGTGGGACTTTTTCCATTGCCGACACAGGCCAAGACTCTCTACCAGTGTGGCAATGAACAGGGTGGGTATGAGCTGAGCAGTGAGCCCTGCAAGGCGGCTCCTGCTCCGTCCGGTGTTGTGAAGCTGCCGGGGTCAGCGCAACCCCAGCCGCGAAAAGCCGCGCCACCGGGTGTTTTTCCACAGGAGGAGTCGGAACCACAAACGGCTTCCGAACCGGAAAAAAAGGGTTCCCCGACCGGCAAGAAGGGTGAGGCACACGCCAAAAAGTCCGATTCTGCCATCCAAAAAGCCAAAGAGCTGTCCAGTTCCGCCACCGGGCTCATGGCGGCAGGCAACAACGGGGGCGCCATCGCCGCCCTTGAGGAGGCTTGGCGGCTCAATCCAAAAAATCCGATTGTCCTGCTCAACCTGGGCGTGGCTCACAATCGCAACGGAAACTGGACCCGGGCCAGAACCTACTACCAGCAGGCCATGGAGTTTGAATACCGAAAGAAGGCTCGGGAGGGTGTCGAAACCAAAATCACCAATCCCCACAGCCTTAACTATGGCAAAAGCCTGATCGATGTTGTTCTCGACAGTTGGAATCGGGGACAACCAAGAGAAGAAGTCTTTGAGTTGAAAGGGAGTCCAATCAAGGGAAAGGATCTTTACGACTCTTTTTGCGCCAACCAGTGCCACCAGGCGCATGGCTGGGGTACCACGCAAGGGGAGTTGCCGCAGATTTCCGGTCAGCATGCTCCGGTGTTGCTCAGGCAGTGGCTCGATATTGTGAAAAAAAATCGCGAGACGCCCAGCATGAGCCGTCACGCCCAGGTGGATGCCATGGGTGGCGAGCAGGCCATGGCCGATGTGACGGCCTATATCGCAAGGTTGCCCATGACCCCTTTTCATGGTCAAGGACCAGGGACGGAACTGCTTATGGGAAAAAATCTTTATCATGACCATTGCGCACGTTGTCATGGCCAGACGGGGGAGGGAGATGGCCCCAACCTTGTCCCACGGATCCAGGGGCAACACCATGCCTACATGGCGCGGCAGTACGGGATGATGCGCAGTGGCCAGCATCACGCGCTGCACCCTCTCAAGGCGTTGCAGTTGCATGACCTGACCGATGAGCATATCCGGGGTATCCTGGATTATGTGTCGCGTTTTTCGGTCGATACGGGGTTGTTGGCGCCGAAATAA
- a CDS encoding TerD family protein — protein MSVSLSKGGNVSLSKEEPGLTQILVGLGWDARATDGADFDLDASAFLLKADGKVRADSDFVFYNNMRSTDGSVEHVGDNRTGAGEGDDESLKIDLAKVPTEVQKIVFSVTIHEADVRKQNFGMVRNAFIRVVNDANAREITRYDLSEDASTETAMVFGEVYRNNTEWKFRAVGQGFAGGLGPMAKSFGVNVG, from the coding sequence ATGAGTGTCAGTTTGAGCAAGGGAGGGAATGTCTCCCTCAGCAAGGAAGAGCCGGGCCTGACCCAAATTTTGGTGGGTCTGGGTTGGGATGCCCGGGCGACTGATGGCGCCGATTTCGACCTTGATGCCAGCGCCTTCCTGCTGAAAGCCGATGGCAAAGTTCGCGCTGACAGCGATTTTGTCTTCTACAACAACATGCGCAGCACAGATGGCAGTGTCGAGCATGTTGGAGACAACCGTACCGGGGCCGGCGAAGGGGATGACGAGTCCCTCAAAATTGATCTCGCCAAGGTGCCGACCGAGGTCCAGAAGATCGTCTTCTCCGTCACCATCCACGAAGCGGATGTCCGGAAACAAAACTTTGGCATGGTTCGCAATGCGTTCATCCGCGTCGTCAACGACGCCAACGCCCGGGAGATCACCCGTTATGATCTCTCCGAAGATGCATCCACGGAAACTGCCATGGTTTTTGGCGAGGTCTACCGGAATAACACCGAGTGGAAATTCCGCGCCGTCGGCCAGGGGTTTGCCGGTGGTCTGGGGCCTATGGCCAAAAGCTTTGGCGTCAACGTGGGTTGA
- a CDS encoding TerC/Alx family metal homeostasis membrane protein: protein MFMEHFGFPLETISIFVGVIVVSLYMDLHAHPQDKEITFRDAVLWSGFWVCVALGFYVYLYLKFDKSWANLYLAGYVLEKSLSVDNLMVFIAIFSSFAIHGAMQHRILYYGIIGALAFRAIFVLAGTSLFAMSSWVEYVFAAIVAWSGWKMLTAEQAEKEIKDYSHHWSVTMTEKVLPVFPRLHGGRFFLSKKEVEQAKQSDATISVTRPAALYATPALLCLMAIETSDVMFAFDSVPAVIAVTREPLLVYAAMIFAILGLRSLYFVLAALTKYLVHLSKAVIALLFFIAGKLALTATNHIFHWPGFDISPNASLLVVVGVLGLGVLASFIWPEKDDSKTG from the coding sequence TTGTTCATGGAACATTTTGGCTTTCCGCTGGAAACGATCTCTATTTTTGTTGGCGTGATCGTGGTGTCGCTCTATATGGATCTGCACGCACATCCCCAGGATAAGGAGATCACCTTCCGCGACGCGGTTCTCTGGTCCGGTTTTTGGGTCTGTGTCGCTCTGGGTTTTTATGTCTACCTGTACCTGAAATTTGACAAATCCTGGGCCAATCTCTACCTGGCCGGATACGTGCTGGAAAAATCGCTTTCGGTGGACAACCTGATGGTGTTCATCGCCATCTTTTCCAGCTTTGCCATCCATGGCGCCATGCAGCACCGGATCCTCTACTACGGCATCATCGGAGCCTTGGCGTTTCGAGCCATCTTCGTCCTGGCCGGCACCTCCCTTTTTGCCATGAGCTCCTGGGTGGAGTACGTCTTTGCCGCCATCGTTGCCTGGAGCGGCTGGAAAATGCTCACTGCGGAACAGGCCGAGAAGGAGATCAAGGATTACTCCCACCACTGGTCGGTCACCATGACCGAAAAGGTGCTGCCGGTTTTTCCGCGCCTGCACGGTGGACGGTTTTTTCTCAGCAAAAAGGAGGTTGAACAGGCCAAGCAATCCGATGCGACGATCAGCGTAACGCGACCTGCGGCCCTCTATGCCACGCCGGCCTTGCTGTGTCTCATGGCCATCGAGACATCCGATGTGATGTTTGCTTTCGATTCGGTGCCTGCGGTTATTGCCGTCACCCGGGAGCCGCTTCTGGTCTATGCAGCCATGATCTTTGCCATCCTTGGCCTGCGGTCGTTGTATTTCGTTCTGGCCGCCCTGACCAAATATTTGGTGCATCTGTCCAAAGCCGTCATTGCCCTGCTGTTTTTCATAGCCGGCAAACTGGCCCTGACGGCCACCAATCATATCTTCCACTGGCCTGGATTTGACATCTCCCCCAATGCCAGCCTGCTGGTGGTCGTAGGCGTGTTGGGGCTGGGCGTTCTGGCCTCGTTCATCTGGCCGGAAAAAGATGACTCAAAAACCGGGTAG
- a CDS encoding tellurite resistance TerB family protein: MGFFDDLKAKAQQMQSSVATEMTKFRNRDLMEAVMAGCALVAAADGNASSEEKQKMMGFIRNSEALKHYDMNVVINSFQQHIGKLEFDYALGKAEALKVISKIAKKTDESRLLVRVCCVIGASDGHFDDQEKKVVREICRELGLPPADFDL; this comes from the coding sequence ATGGGTTTTTTTGACGATCTCAAAGCCAAGGCGCAACAGATGCAATCCTCTGTCGCTACCGAAATGACCAAATTTCGTAACCGTGACCTGATGGAAGCCGTCATGGCCGGATGCGCCCTGGTGGCGGCGGCTGATGGCAATGCCTCCTCGGAAGAGAAACAAAAAATGATGGGTTTCATTCGCAACTCGGAAGCCCTCAAACACTACGACATGAACGTCGTGATCAACTCCTTCCAGCAACACATCGGCAAACTGGAGTTCGACTATGCCCTGGGCAAGGCGGAAGCCCTGAAAGTGATCAGCAAAATTGCCAAAAAAACCGATGAATCCAGGCTCCTGGTGCGGGTGTGCTGCGTCATTGGCGCCTCGGATGGCCATTTTGACGATCAGGAAAAAAAAGTGGTTCGCGAAATCTGCCGGGAACTCGGTCTGCCCCCTGCCGATTTTGACCTCTGA